The following coding sequences lie in one Gemmatimonadota bacterium genomic window:
- a CDS encoding fructose-bisphosphate aldolase class I, which yields MPSKLNEIARAMVAPDKGILAADESSGTIRSRFNAIGLPSTKENRRAYRHMLFTTEGMEQFISGVILYDETLRQKALDEAETPFPRLLSDKGVIPGIKVDTGIHDLAGFPGEKVTEGLDGLRARLTRYGKLGAAFAKWRAVITVGKGIPTDVCIDANAHALARYAALCQECGIVPIVEPEVLMDGDHNIYRCDEVTGVTLRQVFEALAVHEVKLDGIVLKPSMVISGSECPEQASVEEVARRTVNNFLRNIPRDVPGVAFLSGGQSSETATAHLNAMNRMFGELPWELSFSYGRALQAAPLRAWGGDPARFKAGQEAFYHRAMCNSAARTGTYSADMETAA from the coding sequence ATGCCTTCCAAACTGAATGAGATCGCCCGTGCCATGGTCGCCCCGGACAAGGGGATCCTGGCCGCGGACGAAAGCAGCGGCACCATCAGGAGCCGGTTCAACGCCATCGGACTGCCCTCGACAAAGGAGAACCGCCGCGCCTACCGGCACATGCTGTTCACCACCGAAGGCATGGAGCAATTCATAAGCGGCGTCATCCTCTACGACGAGACCCTGCGCCAGAAAGCCCTGGACGAAGCCGAAACGCCCTTTCCCAGACTGTTGTCCGACAAAGGCGTGATTCCGGGAATCAAGGTGGATACCGGCATCCATGACCTGGCCGGTTTCCCCGGTGAGAAAGTCACCGAGGGGCTCGACGGCCTGCGCGCGCGCCTTACCAGGTACGGGAAGCTGGGCGCCGCTTTCGCCAAGTGGCGGGCGGTCATTACCGTGGGGAAAGGCATTCCCACTGACGTATGCATCGACGCCAACGCCCATGCCCTCGCGCGTTACGCCGCCCTTTGCCAGGAATGCGGCATCGTACCGATCGTCGAACCCGAGGTGTTGATGGACGGCGACCATAACATCTACCGGTGCGACGAGGTTACCGGCGTTACGCTGCGGCAAGTGTTCGAGGCCCTGGCCGTGCACGAGGTCAAGCTGGATGGGATCGTCCTGAAACCCAGCATGGTCATCTCGGGTTCGGAATGTCCTGAGCAGGCTTCCGTGGAGGAAGTCGCGCGCCGCACGGTGAACAATTTCCTGCGTAACATCCCGCGGGATGTACCCGGCGTCGCCTTCCTGTCGGGCGGTCAGTCCTCCGAGACCGCCACGGCGCATCTGAACGCCATGAACCGCATGTTCGGCGAGCTTCCGTGGGAACTCAGTTTCTCCTACGGCCGCGCACTGCAGGCGGCCCCGCTGCGGGCATGGGGTGGAGATCCCGCCCGTTTCAAAGCAGGGCAAGAAGCCTTTTACCACCGTGCCATGTGCAACAGCGCCGCCCGGACCGGCACGTACAGCGCCGACATGGAAACCGCGGCATAG
- a CDS encoding peptidase: MRIRHKGLRALHEWDNATRGLPTELVPRLRRILFRLQEATHPRDADAPGFRLHPLKGDRAGQWSVRVSGNWRVVFRFEDGEVVDVDLVDYH; the protein is encoded by the coding sequence ATGAGAATCAGGCACAAGGGTCTGCGAGCACTTCATGAGTGGGACAACGCCACGCGTGGGCTGCCTACTGAACTGGTGCCACGGCTCCGACGCATCCTGTTTCGGCTGCAAGAGGCGACGCATCCGCGTGACGCCGACGCACCGGGCTTCCGGCTGCATCCCCTGAAGGGTGACCGTGCGGGCCAGTGGAGCGTCCGAGTTTCAGGTAACTGGCGGGTAGTGTTTCGGTTTGAGGACGGTGAAGTCGTGGATGTAGACCTGGTCGACTATCATTGA
- a CDS encoding aminotransferase class I/II-fold pyridoxal phosphate-dependent enzyme: MSRPPYSEIVANLPSVTPFVGPETIERQQGKAFRVRIGANESAFGVSPRAAAAMSEAAQGVAWYCDPEGYELRAELAAMHGVDIENVTLGAGIDDLLGLIVRMYMDPGDAVAASLGCYPTFVYHVDGFGGRLETVPYRNDRNDLAALTDLAEKQKASILYLSNPDNPTGSYYGSNAVSDLLDRVPPDCLFILDEAYLDFVPPDTILPIDVEDPRLIRVRTFSKAHGMAGARVGYAIAHRDVIRTFDKVRLHFGVSLVAQAGALASLRDPEFVASVVKAVEAGREDYRELAGDAGISSLPSQTNFVAFDFGTGERAGAVMNTLIERGVFLRKPAAPGLDRLVRVTVGTPGDRAVFSELFREVMNGV; encoded by the coding sequence ATGTCCAGACCCCCTTACTCCGAAATCGTAGCGAACCTGCCTTCCGTGACCCCCTTCGTAGGTCCCGAGACCATCGAACGACAGCAGGGAAAAGCCTTCCGGGTGCGCATCGGCGCCAACGAAAGCGCTTTCGGCGTGTCGCCCCGGGCCGCAGCGGCCATGAGCGAAGCCGCGCAGGGCGTCGCCTGGTACTGCGACCCGGAAGGCTATGAACTGCGGGCCGAACTGGCCGCGATGCATGGTGTGGACATCGAGAACGTGACCCTCGGCGCCGGGATCGACGACCTGCTGGGGCTGATCGTCCGCATGTACATGGACCCGGGCGACGCGGTCGCCGCGTCTCTCGGATGCTACCCCACCTTCGTCTATCACGTCGACGGCTTCGGCGGCAGGCTGGAAACGGTGCCCTACCGCAACGACCGCAACGATCTGGCTGCGCTGACGGACCTGGCCGAGAAACAGAAAGCCTCCATCCTCTACCTGTCCAATCCGGACAACCCTACGGGTTCGTACTACGGCAGCAACGCCGTCTCCGATCTCCTGGACCGCGTGCCGCCCGATTGCCTCTTCATTCTCGACGAGGCCTACCTCGACTTCGTGCCACCGGACACCATACTCCCCATCGACGTGGAAGACCCCCGGCTGATCCGGGTGCGCACCTTCTCCAAGGCCCACGGAATGGCTGGCGCTCGGGTCGGTTACGCCATCGCCCACCGGGACGTCATCCGGACCTTCGACAAGGTCCGTCTGCATTTCGGTGTGAGCCTGGTGGCGCAGGCCGGCGCGCTGGCGTCCCTGCGCGACCCGGAATTCGTGGCGAGCGTGGTTAAGGCCGTGGAAGCGGGAAGGGAAGACTACCGTGAACTGGCCGGGGACGCGGGGATTTCCTCGCTGCCTTCCCAGACCAACTTTGTCGCCTTCGATTTTGGTACGGGCGAGCGGGCCGGCGCCGTGATGAATACCCTCATCGAGCGCGGCGTGTTCCTGAGAAAACCCGCCGCGCCGGGACTGGACCGCCTGGTCCGGGTCACGGTGGGCACGCCCGGGGACCGGGCCGTCTTCTCGGAGCTGTTCCGGGAGGTCATGAACGGGGTATAG
- a CDS encoding gluconokinase → MPRVSDQPFPDPTPSPRVLAIDIGTSSVRAILFDRTARIASPAFQKTYDMDTTPDGGVHIDADRLAAEVASVLDDFCAWGGQATGGHPMGGHPAIDGVAMTTFWHNVVGVEGDRAVTPLISWADTRPGTAIPELAERLDAAATHGRTGCVLHASYLPAKICWFARTDPDTFARVERWMSIGEYLFLRWFGAPACSVSMASGTGLFNAHRCDWDDETLAVLPVERDQLTLISDVDEPVRGLKDEFASRWPVLAGASWYPAIGDGACNNIGSGCVDEDRIALMVGTSGAMRVMRRVQEFSIPEGLWCYRSDRRRILMGGALSNGGNVYGWMLDTLRLAGEQQVERDLGGMSPDSHGLTVLPFWAGERSPGWHDAARAAITGMTLHTTPLDVMRASLEATAYCFANIHDRLRSIWGDAGEIVASGAGLLQSPVWMQMLADVLERPITASTVTEASSRGAALLALEASGALEDLAAAPVPLGKTYAPDPANRDRYREAMKRQQDLYDMMMDS, encoded by the coding sequence ATGCCCCGCGTCAGTGATCAGCCGTTCCCCGACCCGACTCCGTCGCCCCGCGTGCTGGCCATCGACATCGGCACGTCGTCCGTACGGGCGATCCTCTTCGACCGGACGGCCCGGATCGCATCCCCCGCCTTTCAAAAAACCTACGACATGGATACCACGCCGGACGGCGGTGTTCACATCGACGCGGACCGCCTGGCGGCGGAGGTGGCTTCGGTGCTCGACGACTTCTGTGCCTGGGGCGGACAGGCAACGGGCGGCCATCCCATGGGCGGCCATCCCGCGATCGACGGCGTGGCCATGACCACGTTCTGGCACAACGTCGTGGGCGTGGAGGGAGACCGCGCCGTGACCCCGCTGATCAGCTGGGCCGACACGCGGCCGGGGACGGCCATCCCCGAGCTGGCTGAGCGTCTCGACGCCGCAGCCACACACGGGCGCACCGGGTGCGTGCTCCACGCGTCCTATTTGCCCGCCAAAATATGCTGGTTCGCCCGGACCGATCCCGATACGTTCGCCCGGGTGGAACGCTGGATGTCCATCGGCGAATACCTCTTCCTCAGGTGGTTCGGCGCGCCGGCCTGCAGCGTTTCCATGGCATCCGGCACCGGGTTGTTCAACGCCCACCGATGCGACTGGGACGACGAGACGCTGGCCGTGCTGCCGGTGGAACGGGACCAGCTGACGCTAATAAGTGACGTGGACGAACCGGTACGGGGCCTGAAGGACGAATTTGCTTCCCGCTGGCCCGTCCTGGCAGGAGCGTCCTGGTATCCCGCCATCGGCGATGGAGCCTGCAACAACATCGGCAGCGGTTGCGTGGACGAGGACCGCATCGCCCTGATGGTGGGCACTTCCGGCGCCATGCGGGTCATGCGGCGTGTCCAGGAGTTCTCGATCCCGGAGGGCCTGTGGTGTTACCGGTCGGACCGCCGCAGGATCCTCATGGGCGGCGCCCTGAGCAACGGCGGTAACGTCTACGGATGGATGCTCGACACGCTGCGCCTCGCCGGCGAACAGCAAGTCGAACGGGACCTGGGCGGGATGTCGCCGGACAGCCACGGCCTTACGGTGCTGCCCTTCTGGGCGGGCGAACGCAGCCCGGGCTGGCACGACGCCGCCAGGGCGGCCATTACCGGCATGACGCTCCACACCACGCCGTTGGACGTCATGCGGGCCAGCCTGGAGGCCACGGCCTACTGTTTCGCGAATATCCACGACCGGTTGCGGTCGATCTGGGGAGATGCCGGCGAAATCGTCGCTTCGGGCGCGGGCCTGCTGCAGTCGCCCGTCTGGATGCAGATGCTGGCCGACGTACTGGAACGGCCCATCACCGCCTCCACCGTGACCGAGGCCTCGAGCCGCGGCGCCGCGCTGCTGGCGTTGGAGGCCTCCGGCGCGCTGGAAGACCTGGCCGCCGCGCCGGTACCCCTGGGAAAGACCTATGCACCGGATCCGGCGAACCGCGACCGCTACCGGGAAGCGATGAAACGGCAGCAGGATCTGTACGATATGATGATGGACAGTTGA
- a CDS encoding D-cysteine desulfhydrase family protein, which translates to MNSPLTKAIEKFPRVRLGYAPTPLDAAPRLGAALGIELWIKRDDCTGLAMGGNKVRQLEFPLGEAQYRDADTLLITSAVQSNYVRVAAAAGRQLGMETHIQMEERVPDVDALYRSSGNVLLDRLFGATLHTFPVGDNEPAADASLDLLAQMLAEEGRRPYVIHLAPAYPPLGALGYVLAAEETLAQARDLDLDFDAVICPTGSALTHAGLLVGFRALGKKVPVFGICVRRDTGSQVARVSKVAEQLASMIDRPEVFDADDIMAFDGVLAPGYGRINDAVSEAIALAARQEGLLLDPVYTGKTMAGLIDHVRSGVIPAGSRVLFVHTGGLPALFAYGDKLGSWLSDVPWGEG; encoded by the coding sequence ATGAACAGCCCGCTCACCAAAGCCATCGAGAAGTTCCCCCGGGTCCGGCTGGGCTACGCCCCGACGCCGCTGGACGCCGCTCCGCGTCTGGGTGCGGCCCTCGGCATCGAGCTGTGGATCAAACGGGACGACTGCACAGGGCTGGCCATGGGCGGCAACAAGGTCCGACAGCTCGAATTCCCCCTGGGCGAGGCGCAGTACCGGGATGCCGACACCCTGTTGATCACGAGCGCGGTGCAGTCGAACTACGTCCGCGTGGCCGCTGCAGCCGGACGCCAGCTCGGCATGGAGACCCACATTCAGATGGAAGAGCGCGTACCGGACGTGGACGCCCTCTATAGGTCATCCGGCAACGTGCTGCTCGACCGGCTCTTCGGCGCGACGCTGCATACCTTCCCGGTCGGCGACAACGAGCCCGCGGCGGACGCGTCGCTGGACCTGCTTGCCCAAATGCTTGCGGAAGAAGGCCGCAGGCCCTACGTGATCCATCTCGCCCCCGCCTATCCGCCGCTCGGTGCGCTCGGTTACGTGCTCGCGGCCGAGGAGACCCTGGCGCAGGCCCGCGACCTCGACCTCGATTTCGACGCCGTGATCTGTCCCACGGGCAGCGCACTTACACACGCGGGGCTTCTGGTAGGCTTCCGGGCCCTGGGCAAGAAGGTGCCTGTATTCGGGATTTGCGTGCGGCGCGACACCGGCAGCCAGGTGGCACGTGTAAGCAAAGTAGCGGAGCAACTGGCTTCGATGATCGACCGTCCAGAGGTGTTCGACGCGGACGACATTATGGCGTTCGACGGCGTCCTGGCGCCCGGTTACGGCCGGATTAACGACGCGGTGAGCGAGGCGATCGCCCTGGCGGCCCGCCAGGAGGGGCTGCTCCTCGACCCGGTCTACACGGGCAAGACGATGGCGGGATTGATCGACCACGTGCGATCCGGCGTGATCCCGGCCGGCAGCCGCGTGCTGTTCGTCCATACGGGTGGACTGCCGGCCCTGTTTGCCTACGGAGACAAGCTGGGGAGCTGGCTGTCGGATGTGCCGTGGGGGGAAGGGTAA
- a CDS encoding phytanoyl-CoA dioxygenase family protein, which produces MVDLEFFKQNGYVSLGQLFTEEELSRYIELYDRDRSETGYFWRPIAFDGHQSVNCEPLISSPEFDGLIRHPALIDPIETIFEGPSCLAEACLRHMAPHEGDPVEVWHRDRRHMTDRPYRCGYLHMMLYLSDVSEETHCFSISPEPCDGPILDIEEQVKVRGGVHLHGPAGTVILFNLSAVHAATVRKTTHERKSVQVYYGHRDGPILSQFTTIPTGLWRDHPDPEVRGFYSLLNTRSRKFAAAFG; this is translated from the coding sequence ATGGTCGATCTCGAATTCTTCAAGCAAAACGGCTACGTAAGTCTCGGCCAGCTCTTTACCGAGGAAGAGCTGAGCCGCTACATCGAACTGTACGACCGCGACCGTTCGGAGACGGGGTATTTCTGGCGGCCCATCGCCTTCGATGGCCACCAGAGCGTGAACTGCGAGCCGCTCATCTCCTCCCCGGAATTCGACGGGCTCATTCGCCATCCCGCGCTCATCGACCCGATCGAGACCATCTTCGAAGGTCCCAGTTGCCTCGCGGAGGCCTGCCTGCGCCACATGGCGCCGCACGAGGGCGACCCGGTGGAGGTCTGGCACCGTGACCGGCGGCACATGACCGACCGGCCCTACCGGTGCGGCTACCTCCACATGATGCTATACCTGTCCGACGTAAGCGAGGAAACGCACTGCTTTTCGATCTCGCCTGAACCCTGCGACGGCCCCATACTGGACATCGAGGAACAGGTCAAAGTGCGCGGCGGGGTCCACCTGCACGGACCGGCCGGCACGGTCATCCTCTTCAACCTGTCCGCGGTCCACGCTGCCACCGTGAGGAAAACTACCCACGAACGCAAGTCCGTCCAGGTTTACTACGGCCATCGCGACGGACCCATCCTCAGCCAGTTCACCACCATCCCCACGGGCCTCTGGCGCGACCACCCCGATCCTGAAGTGCGCGGGTTCTACAGCCTGCTCAACACGCGCTCGCGGAAGTTTGCCGCGGCGTTTGGGTGA
- the tkt gene encoding transketolase, translating into MSVNDLEQRCINTIRMLAVDAVQQANSGHPGLPMEAAPIAYVLWTRLMRYNPKNPDWPNRDRFVLSGGHGSMLLYAMLHLTGYDLSLDEIRNFRQWESQTPGHPEYGDTPGVETTTGPLGQGIANAVGMAMAEAHLAARYNRPGHEIVDHYTYVIASDGDMMEGVASEACSLAGHLGLGKLIVLYLDNSITIDGGTDLAFSENTGLRFDSYGWHVQRVLDGNDLARVEAAVEMARNETDRPSIIVCRTVIGYGSPNKAGTSKAHGEPLGEEEVELTKQNLGWPLKPKFLVPEDVRAWFQQMVPYGKGWELAWRQAVDAYATAFPELAETWKRAMDGELPAGWDENLPTFSPDQGDMATRQASGVTINALSRRIPGLLGGSADLAGSNNTMVEAESNYASGNYAGRNLHFGVREHAMASALNGMTLHGGLRPYAGTFLVFSDYMRPAIRLAALMGIAPVYVFTHDSVGLGEDGPTHQPIEHYMALRAIPNLTLIRPADAAETAEAWVAALRRTDGPVALALTRQKLPVLNREGHGVAPAEGLAPARGLASADGLHRGAYVLADADGTPDVIIIASGSEVYLALEARETLAGDGVAARVVSMPSWELFEAQAEEYRESVLPASVTARLAVEPGVTLGWERYVGSRGDVIGLERFGASAPYQDVFEHLGFTAENIAGRAKALIGAGG; encoded by the coding sequence GTGTCTGTAAACGATCTGGAGCAACGATGCATCAACACTATACGCATGCTGGCCGTCGACGCCGTCCAGCAGGCCAACAGCGGCCACCCGGGCCTTCCCATGGAAGCCGCGCCCATCGCCTACGTGCTGTGGACGCGCCTCATGCGGTACAACCCGAAGAACCCCGACTGGCCGAACCGCGACCGCTTCGTGCTCTCCGGCGGGCACGGGTCCATGCTGCTCTACGCCATGCTGCATCTCACCGGTTACGACCTCTCCCTCGATGAGATCAGGAACTTCCGGCAGTGGGAAAGCCAGACGCCCGGCCATCCCGAGTACGGCGATACGCCCGGCGTGGAGACCACCACGGGACCGCTCGGACAGGGCATCGCGAACGCCGTGGGCATGGCCATGGCCGAGGCCCACCTGGCGGCGCGGTACAACCGCCCCGGCCACGAGATCGTCGACCACTACACCTATGTCATCGCCAGCGACGGCGACATGATGGAGGGCGTCGCCTCCGAGGCCTGCTCCCTCGCGGGGCACCTCGGCCTGGGCAAGCTGATCGTCCTCTACCTGGACAACAGCATCACGATCGACGGCGGCACGGACCTGGCCTTCTCGGAGAACACGGGCCTGCGCTTCGACTCCTACGGGTGGCACGTGCAGCGGGTCCTGGACGGCAACGACCTCGCCCGGGTCGAAGCCGCGGTCGAAATGGCGCGGAACGAGACGGATCGACCCTCGATCATCGTGTGCCGCACGGTCATCGGCTACGGCAGTCCCAACAAGGCCGGTACGTCCAAGGCCCACGGCGAGCCCCTCGGCGAAGAGGAAGTCGAACTGACCAAGCAAAACCTCGGGTGGCCGTTGAAACCCAAGTTCCTGGTCCCGGAGGACGTGCGCGCCTGGTTCCAGCAGATGGTCCCATACGGCAAGGGCTGGGAACTGGCCTGGCGTCAGGCCGTGGATGCCTATGCGACCGCCTTTCCCGAACTGGCGGAGACCTGGAAACGGGCCATGGACGGGGAACTGCCGGCCGGCTGGGACGAAAACCTCCCGACCTTTTCGCCCGACCAGGGGGACATGGCCACGCGGCAGGCGTCCGGCGTGACCATCAACGCGCTATCCCGGCGCATCCCGGGCCTGCTGGGCGGTTCGGCGGACCTGGCCGGGTCCAACAACACCATGGTGGAAGCCGAATCGAACTACGCCTCCGGAAACTACGCGGGCCGCAACCTGCACTTCGGCGTGCGCGAACACGCCATGGCCTCCGCGCTGAACGGGATGACGCTCCACGGGGGCCTGCGACCCTACGCCGGCACGTTCCTTGTGTTCTCGGACTACATGCGGCCGGCCATTCGCCTGGCGGCCCTCATGGGCATCGCGCCGGTCTACGTCTTCACCCACGACAGCGTGGGACTGGGCGAGGACGGTCCGACCCACCAGCCCATCGAGCACTACATGGCGCTGCGGGCCATCCCCAACCTCACCCTGATCCGCCCCGCCGACGCCGCCGAGACCGCGGAAGCGTGGGTGGCCGCGCTAAGGCGCACGGACGGCCCCGTCGCCCTGGCCCTGACCCGGCAGAAGCTCCCCGTGCTGAACCGGGAAGGACACGGTGTGGCACCCGCCGAGGGTCTGGCACCCGCCAGGGGTCTGGCGTCCGCCGACGGCCTGCACCGGGGCGCCTACGTCCTCGCCGATGCCGACGGAACGCCGGACGTGATCATCATCGCTTCCGGTTCGGAGGTCTACCTGGCGCTCGAGGCACGGGAGACGCTGGCCGGTGACGGGGTGGCCGCGCGCGTGGTCAGCATGCCGAGTTGGGAACTGTTTGAAGCGCAGGCCGAGGAATACCGGGAGTCCGTGCTCCCGGCGTCGGTCACCGCGCGCCTGGCCGTGGAACCCGGCGTCACGCTGGGCTGGGAACGGTACGTGGGCTCGCGGGGCGACGTCATCGGCCTGGAACGCTTCGGCGCATCGGCGCCTTACCAGGACGTGTTCGAGCACCTGGGCTTCACGGCGGAAAACATCGCCGGCAGGGCGAAGGCGCTGATCGGTGCAGGCGGGTAA
- a CDS encoding HigA family addiction module antidote protein, which yields MLNPPHLGELIRESMDDVGWNVTETATRLGCERGTLSRLLNGKARISAKLALALEDIGWSTADHWMRLQASYELAQARRDRASAQRRAGAIHV from the coding sequence ATGCTGAATCCGCCGCACTTGGGCGAACTGATCCGCGAGAGCATGGACGATGTGGGTTGGAACGTAACAGAGACGGCCACTCGGCTCGGTTGTGAGAGAGGGACGCTGTCGCGTCTTCTGAACGGTAAAGCGAGGATATCCGCCAAATTGGCACTGGCGCTGGAAGACATAGGCTGGAGTACTGCCGATCATTGGATGCGGTTACAGGCGAGCTACGAGCTTGCGCAGGCGCGCCGTGATCGCGCCTCTGCCCAACGGCGCGCGGGTGCAATACACGTATGA
- a CDS encoding GNAT family N-acetyltransferase, whose amino-acid sequence MKISTLELDQASVLTDFYNEQFSGMPYCYPVTEDEFRTGVLWHEEEDRPYEDLSEESILVVEDDGGDVAGFAHVAICRKGEEEDRIGLHPIEELLEDRIGLIRFLHYRAGARPAGQALLEAAEARLRDFGVGQIRAFSYFGYRFHRFCHAFQSDRMAHVGALLCINDYRITRGIILLELPDFEVPDPVLTDPGVTTRFDVKPGRGRLPNMEFQLFRGDQCIGQGFAQSLGDFCRSSLAQDTFYIPWFSIEGSPVGGRVSEGEQGKGFGRYMMEVLLREMRQLGYRHATTQANTGSPRPILLYTNMGYRVVDTNYQYFKDFEREIPLEVFKEVGF is encoded by the coding sequence ATGAAAATCAGCACCCTCGAACTCGACCAGGCGTCCGTCCTGACGGACTTCTACAATGAACAGTTCTCCGGGATGCCGTACTGCTATCCGGTCACCGAGGATGAATTCCGGACCGGTGTTCTGTGGCATGAAGAGGAGGACAGGCCCTACGAAGACCTGTCTGAAGAGTCGATCCTGGTGGTGGAAGACGACGGCGGCGACGTCGCGGGATTCGCCCACGTGGCCATCTGCCGCAAGGGCGAGGAGGAAGACCGCATCGGACTTCATCCGATTGAGGAGCTGCTGGAGGACCGCATAGGTCTCATCCGCTTCTTACACTACCGGGCTGGGGCAAGGCCGGCCGGGCAGGCGCTGCTGGAAGCGGCGGAAGCGCGCCTGCGGGATTTCGGTGTCGGCCAGATTCGGGCCTTCAGCTACTTCGGATACCGGTTCCATCGCTTCTGCCACGCGTTCCAATCCGACCGGATGGCCCATGTCGGCGCCCTGCTCTGCATAAACGATTACCGTATTACGCGGGGGATCATCCTCCTCGAACTCCCGGATTTCGAGGTACCCGATCCCGTACTGACGGATCCCGGTGTGACCACGCGGTTCGACGTCAAGCCCGGACGCGGCAGGCTGCCCAACATGGAGTTCCAGCTCTTCCGGGGAGACCAGTGCATCGGCCAGGGATTCGCCCAGTCGCTGGGGGATTTCTGCCGGTCGTCTCTGGCGCAGGATACCTTCTACATCCCGTGGTTCTCCATCGAAGGCAGCCCGGTGGGAGGACGGGTCAGCGAGGGAGAGCAGGGCAAGGGGTTCGGGCGGTACATGATGGAAGTGCTGCTCAGGGAAATGCGCCAGCTCGGATACCGCCACGCTACCACCCAGGCGAACACGGGCAGCCCCCGGCCCATTCTCCTGTACACCAACATGGGGTACCGGGTCGTAGACACCAACTACCAGTATTTCAAGGATTTTGAGCGGGAGATACCGCTGGAGGTGTTCAAGGAAGTCGGGTTCTAG